A region of Saimiri boliviensis isolate mSaiBol1 chromosome 10, mSaiBol1.pri, whole genome shotgun sequence DNA encodes the following proteins:
- the LOC101030782 gene encoding filamin-C isoform X3 → MMNNSGYSDSGLGLGDEVDDMPSTEKDLAEDAPWKKIQQNTFTRWCNEHLKCVGKRLTDLQRDLSDGLRLIALLEVLSQKRMYRKFHPRPNFRQMKLENVSVALEFLEREHIKLVSIDSKAIVDGNLKLILGLIWTLILHYSISMPMWEDEDDEDARKQTPKQRLLGWIQNKVPQLPITNFNRDWQDGKALGALVDNCAPGLCPDWEAWDPNQPVQNAREAMQQADDWLGVPQVIAPEEIVDPNVDEHSVMTYLSQFPKAKLKPGAPVRSKQLNPKKAIAYGPGIEPQGNTVLQPAHFTVQTVDAGVGEVLVYIEDPEGHTEEAKVVPNNDKDRTYAVSYVPKVAGLHKVTVLFAGQNIERSPFEVNVGMALGDANKVSARGPGLEPVGNVANKPTYFDIYTAGAGTGDVAVVIVDPQGRRDTVEVALEDKGDSTFRCTYRPVMEGPHTVHVAFAGAPITRSPFPVHVAEACNPNACRASGRGLQPKGVRVKEVADFKVFTKGAGSGELKVTVKGPKGTEEPVKIREAGDGVFECEYYPVVPGKYVVTITWGGYAIPRSPFEVQVSPEAGVQKVRAWGPGLETGQVGKSADFVVEAIGTEVGTLGFSIEGPSQAKIECDDKGDGSCDVRYWPTEPGEYAVHVICDDEDIRDSPFIAHILPAPPDCFPDKVKAFGPGLEPTGCIVDKPAEFTIDARAAGKGDLKLYAQDADGCPIDIKVIPNGDGTFRCSYVPTKPIKHTIIISWGGVNVPKSPFRVNVGEGSHPERVKVYGPGVEKTGLKANEPTYFTVDCSEAGQGDVSIGIKCAPGVVGPAEADIDFDIIKNDNDTFTVKYTPPGAGRYTIMVLFANQEIPASPFHIKVDPSHDASKVKAEGPGLNRTGVEVGKPTHFTVLTKGAGKAKLDVQFAGTAKGEAVRDFEIIDNHDYSYTVKYTAVQQGNMAVTVTYGGDPVPKSPFVVNVAPPLDLSKIKVQGLNSKVAVGQEQAFSVNTRGAGGQGQLDVRMTSPSRRPIPCKLEPCGGTEAQAVRYMPPEEGPYKVDITYDGHPVPGSPFAVEGVLPPDPSKVCAYGPGLKGGLVGSPAPFSIDTKGAGTGGLGLTVEGPCEAKIECQDNGDGSCAVSYLPTEPGEYTINILFAEAHIPGSPFKATIRPVFDPSKVRASGPGLERGKAGEAATFTVDCSEAGEAELTIEILSDAGVKAEVLIHNNADGTYHITYSPAFPGTYTITIKYGGHPVPKFPTRVHVQPAVDTSGIKVSGPGVEPHGVLREVTTEFTVDARSLTATGGNHVTARVLNPSGAKTDTYVTDNGDGTYRVQYTAYEEGVHLVEVLYDEVAVPKSPFRVGVTEGCDPTRVRAFGPGLEGGLVNKANRFTVETRGAGTGGLGLAIEGPSEAKMSCKDNKDGSCTVEYIPFTPGDYDVNITFGGRPIPGSPFRVPVKDVVDPGKVKCSGPGLGAGVRARVPQTFTVDCSQAGRAPLQVAVLGPTGVAEPVEVRDNGDGTHTVHYTPATDGPYTVAVKYADQEVPRSPFKIKVLPAHDASKVRASGPGLNASGIPASLPVEFTIDARDAGEGLLTVQILDPEGKPKKANIRDNGDGTYTVSYLPDMSGRYTITIKYGGDEIPYSPFRIHALPTGDASKCLVTVSIGGHGLGACLGPRIQIGQETVITVDAKAAGEGKVTCTVSTPDGAELDVDVVENHDGTFDIYYTAPEPGKYVITIRFGGEHIPNSPFHVLACDPLPHEEEPSEVPQLRQPYVPPHQPYASPRPGTRPTHWATEEPVVPAEPMESMLRPFNLVIPFTVQKGELTGEVRMPSGKTARPNITDNKDGTITVRYAPTEKGLHQMGIKYDGNHIPGSPLQFYVDAINSRHVSAYGPGLSHGMVNKPATFTIVTKDAGEGGLSLAVEGPSKAEITCKDNKDGTCTVSYLPTAPGDYSIIVRFDDKHIPGSPFTAKITGDDSMRTSQLNVGTSTDVSLKITESDLSQLTASIRAPSGNEEPCLLKRLPNRHIGISFTPKEVGEHVVSVRKSGKHVTNSPFKILVGPSEIGDASKVRVWGKGLSEGHTFQVAEFIVDTRNAGYGGLGLSIEGPSKVDINCEDMEDGTCKVTYCPTEPGTYIINIKFADKHVPGSPFTVKVTGEGRMKESITRRRQAPSIATIGSTCDLNLKIPGNWFQMVSAQERLTRTFTRSSHTYTRTERTEISKTRGGETKREVRVEESTQVGGDPFPAVFGDFLGRERLGSFGSITRQQEGEASSQDMTAQVTSPSGKMEAAEIVEGEDSAYSVRFVPQEMGPHTVAVKYRGQHVPGSPFQFTVGPLGEGGAHKVRAGGTGLERGVAGVPAEFSIWTREAGAGGLSIAVEGPSKAEIAFEDRKDGSCGVSYVVQEPGDYEVSIKFNDEHIPDSPFVVPVASLSDDARRLTVTSLQETGLKVNQPASFAVQLNGARGVIDARVHTPSGAVEECYVSELDSDKHTIRFIPHENGVHSIDVKFNGAHIPGSPFKIRVGEQSQAGDPGLVSAYGPGLEGGTTGVSSEFIVNTLNAGSGALSVTIDGPSKVQLDCRECPEGHVVTYTPMAPGNYLIAIKYGGPQHIVGSPFKAKVTGPRLSGGHSLHETSTVLVETVTKSSSSRGSSYSSTPKFSSDASKVVTRGPGLSQAFVGQKNSFTVDCSKAGTNMMMVGVHGPKTPCEEVYVKHMGNRVYNVTYTVKEKGDYILIVKWGEESVPGSPFKVKVP, encoded by the exons ATGATGAACAACAGCGGCTACTCGGACTCCGGCCTCGGCCTGGGAGACGAGGTGGACGACATGCCGTCCACGGAGAAGGACCTGGCGGAGGACGCGCCGTGGAAGAAGATCCAGCAGAACACGTTCACGCGCTGGTGCAACGAGCATCTCAAGTGCGTGGGCAAGCGCCTGACCGACCTGCAGCGCGACCTCAGCGACGGGCTGCGGCTCATCGCGCTGCTCGAGGTGCTCAGCCAGAAGCGCATGTACCGCAAGTTCCACCCGCGCCCCAACTTCCGCCAAATGAAGCTGGAGAACGTATCCGTGGCCCTCGAGTTCCTGGAGCGCGAGCACATCAAGCTCGTGTCCATAG ACAGCAAGGCCATCGTGGATGGGAACCTGAAGCTGATCCTGGGCCTGATCTGGACGCTGATCCTGCACTACTCCATCTCCATGCCCATGTGGGAGGATGAGGATGATGAGGATGCCCGCAAACAGACGCCCAAGCAGCGACTGCTCGGCTGGATCCAGAACAAGGTGCCCCAGCTGCCCATCACCAACTTCAACCGTGACTGGCAGGACGGCAAAGCTCTGGGCGCCCTGGTGGACAACTGCGCCCCTG GTCTCTGCCCCGACTGGGAGGCCTGGGACCCCAACCAGCCTGTACAGAACGCCCGGGAGGCCATGCAGCAGGCTGATGACTGGCTTGGGGTGCCTCAG GTTATCGCCCCCGAGGAGATCGTGGACCCCAACGTGGATGAGCATTCTGTCATGACCTACCTGTCCCAGTTCCCCAAGGCCAAGCTCAAACCTGGTGCCCCTGTTCGATCCAAGCAGCTGAACCCCAAGAAAGCCATCGCTTACGGTCCTG GCATCGAGCCGCAGGGCAACACCGTGCTGCAGCCTGCCCACTTCACCGTGCAGACGGTGGACGCCGGTGTGGGTGAGGTGCTGGTCTACATCGAGGACCCCGAAGGCCACACCGAGGAG GCCAAGGTGGTTCCCAACAATGACAAGGACCGCACCTACGCTGTCTCCTATGTGCCCAAGGTTGCTGGGTTACACAAG GTGACCGTGCTCTTTGCTGGTCAGAACATCGAACGCAGCCCCTTTGAGGTGAATGTGGGCATGGCTCTGGGGGATGCCAACAAGGTGTCAGCACGTGGCCCTGGCCTGGAACCTGTGGGCAATGTGGCCAACAAACCCACCTACTTTGACATCTACACTGCGG GGGCTGGCACTGGTGATGTTGCTGTGGTGATCGTGGACCCACAGGGCCGGCGCGACACAGTGGAGGTGGCCCTGGAGGACAAGGGCGATAGCACGTTCCGCTGCACATACAGACCTGTCATGGAGGGGCCACACACTGTGCATGTGGCCTTTGCGGGTGCCCCCATCACCCGAAGTCCTTTCCCTGTCCACGTGGCGGAAG CCTGTAACCCCAACGCCTGCCGTGCCTCTGGGCGAGGCCTGCAGCCCAAGGGTGTTCGTGTGAAAGAGGTGGCTGACTTCAAGGTGTTTACCAAGGGTGCCGGCAGCGGGGAGCTCAAAGTCACAGTTAAGGGGCCAA AGGGCACAGAGGAGCCGGTGAAGATTCGGGAGGCTGGGGATGGTGTGTTCGAGTGCGAGTACTACCCGGTGGTGCCTGGGAAGTATGTGGTGACCATCACGTGGGGCGGCTACGCCATCCCTCGCAG CCCCTTTGAGGTACAGGTGAGCCCAGAGGCAGGAGTGCAAAAGGTCCGGGCCTGGGGTCCTGGTTTGGAGACTGGCCAGGTGGGCAAGTCAGCTGATTTTGTGGTGGAAGCCATTGGCACCGAGGTGGGGACACTGG GCTTCTCCATCGAGGGGCCCTCACAAGCCAAGATCGAATGTGACGACAAGGGGGATGGCTCCTGCGATGTGCGGTACTGGCCCACGGAGCCTGGGGAGTACGCCGTGCATGTCATCTGTGACGACGAGGACATCCGAGACTCACCCTTCATTGCCCACATCCTGCCTGCCCCACCTGACTGCTTTCCAGATAAG GTGAAGGCCTTTGGGCCCGGCCTGGAGCCTACTGGCTGCATTGTGGACAAGCCTGCTGAGTTCACCATTGATGCCCGTGCAGCTGGCAAGGGAGACCTGAAGCTCTATGCCCAG GACGCAGACGGCTGTCCCATCGACATCAAGGTGATCCCCAACGGCGATGGCACCTTCCGCTGCTCCTATGTGCCCACAAAGCCCATTAAGCACACCATCATCATCTCCTGGGGAGGCGTAAACGTGCCCAAGAGCCCCTTCCGG GTGAACGTGGGTGAGGGCAGCCACCCAGAGCGGGTGAAGGTGTACGGCCCTGGCGTGGAGAAGACGGGCCTTAAGGCCAACGAACCCACCTACTTCACGGTGGACTGCAGCGAGGCAGGGCAAG GCGACGTGAGCATTGGCATCAAGTGTGCCCCCGGTGTGGTGGGCCCTGCAGAGGCTGACATCGACTTTGACATCATCAAGAATGACAACGACACCTTCACGGTCAAGTACACACCCCCAGGGGCCGGACGCTACACCATCATGGTGCTATTTGCCAACCAG GAGATCCCTGCCAGCCCCTTCCATATCAAGGTGGACCCATCCCATGATGCCAGCAAGGTCAAGGCCGAGGGGCCTGGGCTGAATCGCACAG GTGTGGAAGTTGGGAAGCCCACACACTTCACGGTGCTGACCAAGGGAGCCGGCAAGGCCAAGCTGGACGTGCAGTTTGCGGGGACAGCCAAGGGCGAGGCTGTGCGGGACTTTGAGATCATTGACAACCATGACTACTCCTACACCGTCAAGTACACCGCTGTCCAGCAG GGCAACATGGCAGTCACAGTGACCTATGGCGGGGACCCTGTCCCCAAGAGCCCCTTTGTGGTGAATGTGGCACCCCCGCTGGACCTCAGCAAAATAAAAGTTCAGGGCCTCAACAGCA AGGTGGCCGTGGGACAGGAACAAGCTTTCTCTGTGAACACGCGAGGGGCTGGCGGTCAGGGCCAGCTGGACGTGCGGATGACTTCACCCTCTCGCCGGCCCATCCCCTGCAAGCTGGAGCCGTGCGGGGGCACGGAAGCCCAGGCCGTGCGCTACATGCCCCCTGAGGAGGGGCCCTACAAGGTGGACATCACCTACGATGGCCACCCAGTGCCTGGCAGCCCCTTTGCTGTGGAGGGCGTCCTTCCCCCTGATCCCTCCAAG GTTTGTGCTTATGGCCCCGGTCTCAAGGGCGGACTGGTCGGCTCCCCGGCACCGTTCTCCATTGATACCAAGGGGGCTGGCACAGGTGGCCTGGGGCTGACCGTGGAGGGCCCCTGCGAGGCCAAGATTGAGTGCCAGGACAATGGTGATGGCTCCTGTGCTGTCAGCTACCTGCCCACGGAGCCGGGCGAGTACACCATCAACATCCTATTTGCCGAAGCCCACATCCCCGGCTCGCCCTTCAAAGCCACCATCCGGCCTGTGTTTGACCCTAGCAAGGTGCGGGCCAGCGGGCCAGGCCTGGAGCGCGGCAAGGCCGGGGAGGCAGCCACCTTCACTGTGGACTGCTCAGAGGCAGGCGAGGCGGAGCTGACCATTGAGATCCTGTCAGACGCCGGTGTCAAGGCCGAGGTGCTGATCCACAACAACGCGGATGGCACCTACCACATCACCTACAGCCCCGCCTTCCCTGGCACCTACACCATCACCATCAAGTATGGCGGGCATCCTGTGCCCAAATTCCCCACCCGCGTCCACGTGCAGCCCGCGGTCGATACCAGCGGCATCAAGGTCTCAGGGCCTGGTGTTGAGCCACATG GTGTCCTGCGGGAGGTGACCACTGAGTTCACTGTGGATGCAAGATCCCTGACAGCCACGGGCGGCAACCACGTGACGGCTCGCGTGCTCAACCCCTCGGGTGCCAAGACAGACACTTACGTGACAGACAATGGGGATGGCACCTACCGGGTGCAGTACACTGCCTACGAAGAGG GAGTGCATTTGGTGGAGGTCCTGTATGATGAGGTCGCTGTGCCCAAGAGCCCTTTCCGAGTGGGCGTCACTGAGGGCTGTGATCCCACCCGTGTCAGGGCCTTTGGGCCAGGCCTGGAGGGTGGCTTGGTCAACAAGGCCAACCGCTTCACCGTGGAGACCAG GGGAGCCGGCACAGGGGGCCTCGGCCTAGCCATTGAGGGCCCCTCGGAAGCCAAGATGTCCTGCAAGGACAACAAGGATGGGAGCTGCACCGTCGAGTATATCCCCTTCACCCCCGGAGACTATGACGTCAACATCACCTTCGGGGGGAGGCCCATCCCAG GGAGCCCGTTCCGGGTGCCAGTGAAGGATGTGGTGGACCCCGGGAAAGTGAAGTGCTcaggcccagggctgggggcCGGTGTCAGGGCTCGGGTTCCGCAGACCTTCACCGTGGACTGCAGTCAGGCTGGCCGGGCACCCCTGCAGGTGGCTGTGCTGGGTCCCACAG GTGTGGCCGAGCCAGTGGAGGTGCGGGACAATGGAGATGGCACCCACACtgtccactacactccagccacaGACGGGCCCTACACGGTAGCCGTCAAATATGCTGACCAGGAGGTGCCACGCAG CCCCTTCAAGATCAAAGTCCTTCCAGCTCACGATGCCAGCAAGGTGCGGGCCAGTGGCCCCGGCCTCAACGCCTCTGGCATCCCTGCCAGCCTGCCGGTGGAGTTCACCATCGACGCACGGGATGCGGGCGAGGGGTTGCTCACCGTCCAGATCCTG GACCCTGAGGGTAAGCCCAAGAAGGCCAACATCCGGGACAATGGGGATGGCACATACACCGTGTCCTACCTGCCAGACATGAGTGGCCGGTACACCATCACCATCAAATATGGCGGCGACGAGATCCCCTACTCGCCCTTCCGCATCCATGCTCTGCCCACTGGGGACGCCAGCAAGTGCCTCGTCACAG TGTCCATTGGAGGCCATGGCCTGG GTGCCTGCCTGGGCCCCCGAATCCAGATTGGGCAGGAGACGGTGATCACAGTGGATGCCAAGGCAGCCGGCGAGGGGAAGGTGACATGCACGGTGTCCACACCCGATGGGGCAGAGCTCGACGTGGATGTGGTTGAGAACCATGACGGTACCTTTGACATCTACTACACAGCGCCCGAGCCGGGCAAGTACGTCATCACCATCCGCTTCGGGGGCGAGCACATCCCCAACAGTCCCTTCCACGTGCTG GCGTGTGACCCCCTGCCGCATGAGGAGGAGCCCTCTGAAGTGCCGCAGCTGCGCCAGCCCTACGTTCCTCCCCACCAGCCCTACGCTTCTCCCAGGCCTGGCACCCGCCCCACACATTGG GCCACAGAGGAGCCAGTGGTGCCCGCAGAGCCAATGGAGTCCATGCTGAGGCCCTTCAACCTGGTCATCCCCTTCACGGTGCAGAAAGGCGAGCTCACAG GGGAGGTGCGGATGCCCTCTGGGAAGACGGCACGGCCCAACATTACTGACAACAAGGACGGCACCATCACAGTGAGGTACGCGCCCACCGAGAAAGGCCTGCACCAGATGGGGATCAAGTACGACGGCAACCACATCCCCG GGAGCCCCTTGCAGTTCTATGTGGATGCCATCAACAGCCGCCATGTCAGTGCCTATGGGCCAGGCCTGAGCCATGGCATGGTCAACAAGCCAGCCACCTTCACCATTGTCACCAAAGATGCTGGAGAAG GGGGTCTGTCGCTGGCCGTGGAGGGCCCATCCAAGGCAGAGATCACCTGTAAGGACAACAAGGATGGCACCTGCACCGTGTCCTACCTGCCGACCGCACCTGGGGACTACAGCATCATTGTGCGCTTCGATGACAAGCACATTCCGGGGAGCCCCTTCACAGCTAAGATCACGG GCGATGACTCCATGAGGACCTCACAGCTGAATGTGGGCACCTCCACGGACGTGTCACTGAAGATCACTGAGAGTGATCTGAGCCAGCTGACTGCCAGCATCCGTGCCCCCTCCGGCAACGAGGAGCCCTGCCTGCTGAAGCGCCTGCCCAACCGGCACATTG GGATCTCCTTCACCCCCAAGGAGGTCGGAGAGCACGTGGTGAGCGTGCGCAAGAGTGGCAAGCACGTCACCAACAGCCCCTTCAAGATCCTGGTGGGGCCGTCTGAGATCGGGGACGCCAGCAAGGTGCGGGTCTGGGGCAAGGGACTTTCCGAGGGCCACACGTTCCAGGTGGCAGAGTTCATCGTGGACACTCGCAATGCAG GTTATGGCGGCTTGGGGCTGAGTATTGAAGGCCCCAGCAAGGTGGACATCAACTGTGAGGACATGGAGGACGGGACATGCAAAGTCACCTACTGCCCCACCGAGCCCGGCACCTACATCATCAACATCAAGTTTGCTGACAAGCACGTGCCTG GAAGCCCCTTCACTGTGAAGGTGACCGGCGAGGGCCGCATGAAGGAGAGCATCACCCGGCGTAGACAGGCGCCTTCCATCGCCACCATTGGCAGCACCTGTGACCTCAACCTCAAGATCCCAG GGAACTGGTTCCAGATGGTGTCTGCCCAGGAGCGCCTGACGCGCACCTTCACGCGCAGCAGCCACACCTATACCCGCACGGAGCGCACAGAGATCAGCAAGACGCGGGGCGGGGAGACGAAGCGGGAGGTGCGGGTGGAGGAGTCCACCCAGGTCGGCGGGGACCCCTTCCCCGCTGTGTTTGGGGATTTCCTGGGCCGGGAGCGCCTAGGTTCCTTCGGCAGCATCACCCGGCAGCAGGAGG GTGAGGCCAGCTCTCAGGACATGACTGCACAGGTGACCAGCCCATCAGGCAAGATGGAAGCCGCAGAGATCGTCGAGGGCGAGGACAGCGCCTACAGCGTGCGCTTTGTGCCCCAGGAGATGGGGCCCCACACAGTCGCTGTCAAGTACCGTGGCCAGCACGTGCCTGGCAGCCCCTTTCAATTCACTGTGGGGCCGCTGGGTGAAGGTGGTGCTCACAAGGTGCGGGCTGGAGGCACAGGGCTGGAGCGAGGCGTGGCCGGAGTGCCAG CCGAGTTCAGCATCTGGACCCGGGAGGCCGGTGCTGGGGGCCTGTCCATTGCCGTGGAGGGTCCTAGCAAGGCAGAGATTGCATTTGAGGATCGCAAAGATGGCTCCTGCGGCGTCTCCTATGTCGTCCAGGAACCAG GTGACTATGAGGTCTCCATCAAGTTCAATGATGAGCACATCCCAGACAGCCCCTTTGTGGTGCCCGTAGCCTCCCTCTCAGATGACGCTCGCCGTCTCACTGTCACCAGCCTCCAG GAGACGGGGCTCAAGGTGAACCAGCCAGCATCCTTTGCAGTGCAGCTGAACGGCGCCCGAGGTGTGATTGATGCCCGGGTGCACACACCCTCGGGGGCTGTGGAGGAGTGCTATGTCTCTGAGCTGGACAGTG ACAAACACACCATCCGCTTCATCCCCCATGAGAATGGTGTGCACTCCATCGATGTCAAGTTCAACGGTGCCCACATCCCTGGAAGTCCCTTCAAGATCCGCGTTGGGGAGCAGAGCCAGGCTGGGGACCCTGGCTTGGTGTCAGCCTATGGTCCTGGGCTCGAGGGAGGCACTACTG GTGTGTCATCAGAGTTCATCGTGAACACCCTGAACGCTGGCTCCGGGGCCTTGTCCGTCACCATTGATGGCCCCTCCAAGGTGCAGCTGGACTGTCGGGAGTGTCCTGAGGGCCATGTGGTCACTTACACTCCCATGGCCCCTGGCAACTACCTCATTGCCATCAAGTACGGTGGCCCCCAGCACATTGTGGGCAGCCCCTTCAAGGCCAAGGTCACAG GTCCGAGGCTGTCCGGAGGCCACAGCCTTCACGAGACGTCCACAGTTCTGGTGGAGACTGTGACCAAGTCTTCGTCAAGCCGGGGCTCCAGCTACAGCTCCACCCCCAAGTTCTCCTCGGACGCCAGCAAGGTGGTGACTCGGGGGCCGGGGCTGTCCCAGGCTTTCGTGGGCCAGAAGAACTCCTTCACCGTGGACTGCAGCAAAGCAG gcACCAACATGATGATGGTGGGTGTGCACGGGCCCAAGACCCCCTGTGAGGAGGTGTACGTGAAGCACATGGGGAACCGGGTGTACAACGTCACCTACACCGTCAAGGAGAAAGGGGACTATATCCTCATTGTCAAGTGGGGCGAAGAAAGTGTCCCTGGAAGCCCCTTCAAAGTCAAGGTCCCTTGA